In Humulus lupulus chromosome 7, drHumLupu1.1, whole genome shotgun sequence, the following are encoded in one genomic region:
- the LOC133791358 gene encoding uncharacterized mitochondrial protein AtMg00810-like, which produces MTLCQLQSRYFIFHASASSVCDYVVIYVDDIVITGNDSEELQKFILKLNQVFSLKDLGPLNFFLGIEVCRDATGLYLSQSKYISKLLQRTIMMYVKPCPAPMVAGIPLSIHDGETLNTPTTYRSIIGALQYLSHTRPDISFAVNKLSQFLKSPTTKHWNAAKRILRYLKGTMYHGLHIAPSNRLVLTGFSDADWGCCPDDRKSIAGYCVFLGESLISWSSQKQSVVARSSTESEYRALAQLAAELSWLLELLKEMHIQIPTTPIIWCDNISASALAANPVYHARTKHIELDVHFVRDKVLQKQLDIRYIPSHDQIAGCLTKGLSPSRFQFLVDKLQVMESPCSLRGGVK; this is translated from the coding sequence ATGACACTTTGTCAACTCCAAAGCAGATACTTCATTTTTCATGCTTCGGCATCCTCGGTATGTGATTATGTGGTcatttatgtggacgatattgtCATTACAGGGAATGACAGTGAAGAACTTCAAAAGTTTATTCTCAAATTGAATCAAGTGTTCTCACTAAAGGATCTCGGTCCCCTGAATTTTTTCTTGGGAATAGAAGTGTGCAGGGATGCTACAGGACTTTATTTGTCACAAAGTAAGTATATCTCAAAGCTGTTACAGAGGACGATTATGATGTATGTAAAACCATGTCCAGCACCAATGGTGGCAGGCATACCACTGTCTATTCATGATGGAGAGACTCTGAATACACCAACCACATACAGGAGCATAATCGGTGCTTTGCAATATCTAAGTCACACCAGGCCCGATATCTCTTTTGCAGTGAATAAGCTAAGCCAGTTTTTGAAGAGCCCTACAACAAAGCACTGGAATGCAGCAAAGAGGATATTGAGGTACTTGAAAGGCACCATGTATCATGGTCTGCACATTGCACCATCTAACAGGCTGGTTTTAACTGGTTTTTCAGATGCGGATTGGGGGTGTTGTCCAGATGACAGGAAGTCCATTGCAGGGTACTGTGTATTTTTAGGAGAATCATTAATTTCTTGGTCATCCCAGAAGCAGTCCGTAGTGGCAAGATCGAGCACAGAGTCTGAATATAGAGCTTTGGCTCAACTGGCAGCTGaactttcatggttacttgagcTACTCAAAGAGATGCACATTCAGATTCCAACAACTCCGATTATATGGTGTGACAACATAAGCGCAAGTGCCTTGGCTGCAAATCCAGTGTATCATGCAAGAACAAAGCACATTGAACTTGATGTGCATTTTGTCAGGGATAAGGTGTTGCAGAAACAACTAGACATAAGATACATACCGTCTCATGATCAAATAGCAGGCTGTCTAACTAAGGGACTTTCACCATCTAGATTTCAGTTTTTGGTGGACAAACTACAAGTGATGGAATCCCCTTGCAGTTTGAGGGGTGGTGTTAAATGA